The Rhodococcus sp. B50 DNA window TTGTCCTGCCCGGACCCCTCGTCGAGCCTGCGCACCAGATACGAGATGGCGACGTCGAACTCGTCGGGACGCACGACGGGTGTGTAGAGCAGCAGGCTGCCGACCTGTCGACGGATCACCTCGGCCTGGCTCTGCGCCATGCCGAGGAGCATCTCGACGTCGATCCCGTGCCGCACCTCCCGGCAACCCGCGAGCACCCACGCGTAGGCGATGTCGAACAGATTGTGGCCGGCGACGCCGATCCGCACGTTCTCGATCCGCTCGGGTGTGAACGCGTAGTGCAGCAGGCGCTTGTAGTTCGTGTCGGTTTCCTGTTTGGTACTCCATGTCGCGAGCGGCCAGCCGTGCAGCGACGCGTCGACCCGCTCCATCGGCAGGTTGGCGCCTTTGACCACCCGCACTTTGATCGCCGCGCCCCCACGTGCGCGTCGCGCCGCCGCCCACTCCTGCAGCCGCATCATCGTGCGCAACGCATCGGGGAGATAGGCCTGCAGCACGATTCCGGCCTCGAGATGCAGGAACTCGGGCCGGTCGAGCAGGGTCGTGAACGCCGCGACCGTCACCTCCAGATCGTGGTACTCCTCCATGTCGAGGTTGACGAACTTCGGCGTCGGCGAGTTCGCGGCGAGCCGATACAGGGGAGTGAGCCGGTCGACGATGTCCGCGACGGTCTCGTCGAACGCCCACGGCGAGTGTGGCGCGACCGCCGCCGAGACCTTGAGCGAGACGTAGTCCACGTCCTCGCGTGCCAGCAGGGCGAGGGTGCCGTCGAAACGGCGTCGGGCCTCGGCGTCGCCGAGTACGGCCTCGCCCAGCAGGTTGAGGTTCAACCGGATGCCGGGACGCCGCAGTCGTGCGATCGCCCGGCCGAGCGCGGCGTCGTCGGTGTCGACGACGAGGTGCCCCACCATCGCGCGGAGAGCGCGACGGGCGGCGGGGACGACGAGTTGCGGGAAGCGGGGACCGATCGCTCCACCCGCCCGCACCGCCGCCCGCAGGTGGACGGGCAGGAAATCCGGTACGTTCCGGGACAATTCGGCCAGGGCGTGCGCTGCGACCGCCGGGTCCTCGGGGCGGATCACTTCGTCGACGAAGCGGACGGTGAACTCGAGTCCGTGCGGGTCCTTCAGGACGTCGGCGAGGTGGCGGGCGGCACGGTCGGGAGCGACATCCGCCGATTCCTCCACCCACCGGCGGGCAAGGGCGACGGCATCCTCGACGATCCGCACGATGCGCCTCCGATCGATGGCGTTGACGAACCTGACGCCAATCTACCCACCGGAGGCGGTTCGCGTTTGCGGTCCGCGGTCTCGGGAATACAGCGCGAAGGGGACAGTCCCGATCAGCGAGGAGACGAGAGTGAACCGTCAGGCCCCGGCGTCGCGTGGCGCGTCGACATCCGCCGAGCGCGTCGCGCAGAACGGCGTGTTCGAGAAGTTCGCCCGTGCCGGCTACATCGGCAGTGGCATAGTGCACCTGCTCATCGGTTACCTCGCGATCCGGGTCGCGTTCGGCCGCAGCGAGCAGGAGGCCTCGCAGTCCGGGGCGATGGCAGAACTGGGCGAACAACCCGGCGGGAAGATCGCGTTGTGGATCGCCGTCGTCGTATTCGTGATGATGGGCCTGTGGCGCTTCGCCGAAGCGACCTTCGGCAAGGCGTCGGAGCCCGAACGGCCCGACGCCGACACGAAGGACAAGGTGTTCGATCGGTTCAAGGCGTTCTGCGTCGGCGTGGTCTACCTCGCGTTCGCATACACCGCGTTCGGGTTCGCCCGCGGCAGCGGCAAGTCCAGCGGTGAGCAGAACGCGGGACTCACGGCGAAACTGTTGCAGTCCGGCGCCGGCAAGTTCGTTCTTGTCGTCGCGGGACTCGTCATCCTCGGTGTGGGTGCCTATCACGTCTACAAGGGGGCGTCGAAGAATTTCGTCGACGACCTGAAGAGTCATCCGAGCACGTTCGTGAAGCGCCTCGGTGTCGTCGGATACGTCGCCAAGGGGCTCGCGATCGGTCTCGTCGGTGTACTGGTGATCGTCGCGGTCTTCCAGGCCGACCCGCAGAAGGCAGCGGGACTCGACGGGGCACTGAAGACGTTGGGCTCGCAGCCTTTCGGTGCAGTTCTGCTCGTCCTCATGGGCCTCGGTATCGCGGTCTACGGCCTGTACAGCTTCGTCATGGCGCGCGACGCGAAGATGTGACGCTCAGTCGTCCGCGTCGTCGAACCAGAAGTGCTCGGTGGCGACATAGTGGAGGGTCGGTGGGCCGGGCAGGTCGAACTCGATCGCGCCCACCGGCCGCAGCTCCCCGTCGTTGTCCTCGCAACTCGCGGTCGCCACGTTGCGTCCTGCGGAGATCCCCTTGAACTCGAGGGTCTGGTAGTTCGCTCCGTAGATCTCCGCGGTTCCGGACTCACCCGTGCCGAGCGCTGCGACGCAGAGGAAGGGATAGTCCTCGTCCGGTGGGGACGTATAGATCAGTTTCACCACCACGGTGTCTCCGCGGGTGCTGACCGTCCACAATCCTCGGGTGTCGGTATCCGCTGCGCCCGCGCCGGGTGCGAAACCGGCGAGAAGTGCGAGTGGTGCGAGCAGCGCGACCGTTGTGCGCAGGATTCTGCGATGGTGCATGGGATCTCCTCGGAACCGGTGAGCCCCCGACGCATTCATCGTCTCCACCCGACATCGGCGGGAAGGGGCGAACCGGGTGGTTGTGAAGAAGACGTGACGGCGCCGAGATCGTCGTACCCGGCCTGTGACCCCCGCGGTCTCGAAGTGCTACCGTCTCCGCCAAACTAGTTGACAATGCAACTAAATAAGGCGATCCTGGTGGTTGAGAACGCAACTACACCGGGAAGAGGTGGATCGATGACCACCGACGAGCGGCAACGCTCCGAAGAGTTCGAGCGCCGGCGCGCAGTCATTCGTGACGCGCACCTGAAGCCGGCCGAAGCGCGTCCGCAGTCCTCGGCGCGGGGGCTGCATCACACCGCGCTGATCAGCAGCGACGTCGAGCGGACCGTGCGCTTCTACCAGGACCTTCTCGAGTTCCCACTGACCGAGTTGATCGAGAACCGCGACTACCCGGGGTCGTCGCACTTCTTCTTCGATATCGGCAACGGCAACCTTCTCGCCTTCTTCGACTTCCCCGGCCTCGACGTCGACCCGTACCGAGAGGTCTTCGGCGGACTGCACCACATCGCGATCAGCGTGGCCCCTCCCGCCTGGGAACGACTGCGCGCCAAGCTCATCGACGCGGGAATCGATCTCGTCGAACACAGCGAGGTGTCGCTGTACTTCCGTGACCCCGACGGAGCGCGCCTCGAACTGATTGCCGATCCGCTCGGCGAGATGTACGGCTCGAAGGTCCTGTAACCACCGAAGGGGAGGTTGTGTGCGGGTCCGTCGACCGGGCCCGCACACAACCTCCCCCTCGTCCGTCCCTCGAACGCCTATTCCACGATCGGGAAGATCGACTCTCCGTCCTCGGGGGCGCCACTGATCTGACCGCGGTCGATACGCGAATCCTGCACGATCACCCCGTCGACCTCGTCCGCGAGTTTCGAGTCCTCCGGGGCGCCGGTGGTGGCGTCGTCGATCACCTCGTCGACGTCCTCGGTGAGTTCGTCCTCCGGCGTCGCCGCGACAGGCTTGTCCAGCGGTTCGGCGGGTTCGATATCGGGTTCCTCCTCGGCGAGACGCTGGTCCAGCGACTCGCCTTCCTGCTCTTCACGCTGGGTCGTTCCGAACTTGTCGGCTCCGCTCCAGCCCTCGGGCGGATCGACGACCTCATCGCCGTCGTCGTTGCGCACCTCGTCGGAGTCGAGGCCTTCGCTGGGGCTGAGGGTGTCGCCGGGTCCGTCTTCGATGCTCATGTCGAGGAGATAC harbors:
- a CDS encoding DUF1206 domain-containing protein; this translates as MNRQAPASRGASTSAERVAQNGVFEKFARAGYIGSGIVHLLIGYLAIRVAFGRSEQEASQSGAMAELGEQPGGKIALWIAVVVFVMMGLWRFAEATFGKASEPERPDADTKDKVFDRFKAFCVGVVYLAFAYTAFGFARGSGKSSGEQNAGLTAKLLQSGAGKFVLVVAGLVILGVGAYHVYKGASKNFVDDLKSHPSTFVKRLGVVGYVAKGLAIGLVGVLVIVAVFQADPQKAAGLDGALKTLGSQPFGAVLLVLMGLGIAVYGLYSFVMARDAKM
- a CDS encoding VOC family protein, giving the protein MTTDERQRSEEFERRRAVIRDAHLKPAEARPQSSARGLHHTALISSDVERTVRFYQDLLEFPLTELIENRDYPGSSHFFFDIGNGNLLAFFDFPGLDVDPYREVFGGLHHIAISVAPPAWERLRAKLIDAGIDLVEHSEVSLYFRDPDGARLELIADPLGEMYGSKVL